Within Spirochaetota bacterium, the genomic segment CGACAGCAGTTAGATTCTGTGGTGATACATCATGTGGTGGAAAATATGGGGGGCTAATTTCTACAACAATAACAAGTTCGACGGGAGGAAGAGAAACTCGGCCTAAAAATGCGGCAATCAATTATATTATAAAATATTGAGTCTGCAAGATGTTTAAACGCCATTCGTCTGTCATAGTGAAGTTTTCCGTGGTGTATATACTGCTCGCTATAAACAATGCATCCGATCTATCTGCCGCGGATGATCCCCGGAAACTCAATATCGCCGTTATGAATTTCCAGTCAAATAATTGCGCGCCTCCGCTTGCACGAGCAGTATCGGAAATGATCGCAGGAAAGATATTTCATTCCGGCCTGTTCATCCTTCTGGACCGGGGACGGATGGATTATATTGCGGAGGAACGCGGATTCCTGGAATCCGTGTGTGAAGACAGCGAATGCGCTTCGGAATATGGGAGGATGCTCCGCGTCGATAAGATCGTTTCGGGTTCGCTAAGCAGGCTCGGAGATTTCCGAATCGAGGTCCGCGTTATCGATGTGACATCCGGCAGGGTCGAGCTTTCCGTTTCCGGGGCTGCAGAATCCGAAGAGTCCCTTGAAAAAGCTGCCGACGAGCTTGCCCTGAAGATCGAACATTTCTATTCCGGGTATGCAGTAATCAAGGGAAACCTGGAATTCGCAGTCCTTGGCGCCGTGTTTCGCCCATTCGGAGATTTTAGCCAAGGAGCCGGTCTGGGGGAGGGACTGGAGGTTCAGGGATACTTCAATAAAATCTTCACGACGGGCTATACGGGTATAGTCACCGCGGGCGTTTATGAATTCGCATCAAGGAGAGATTCCATCGAAAGTTTCACTATTACACAATTAGGGATAGGAATCGGTCGCCCGGTAAAACCTGCAGCGACGGTGAAAGTCATGCCGCTTATATCTACCGGGATTATGATGAGCCGGGTGCGTTACGATAAAATCGCCTACAAGGCGGAGGATGACTATCAGTACAGGACAGGGTATTTTTTCAACCCGGCAGTGACCATGCGGCTGGCGGTGGATATCCTTATTTTTCACCGCTGGCAGTTTTGCTTTCAGCCTGCCTATACCGCATTCTTTGAAAAAGGTCGCATAGGACAATTTGCAGGCGGGGCTGTCGGCATTAAGGCTCTGCTTTGAGAGATAATGCTTTAACGAATATCAGCAAAATGAACTGGCGGTGCTTCTGTTTGCTGCATGAGACTGGAATGGGAGACAATAATGGAATTAAGAAAACTACTTTTATTAGCCGCGTTACTGAATTCTTTATTATTTTCATGTTCGGACATGATGGAAGAGGTCATTTTTGATAAAAATCTCGAAGAGGGCACCTGGGATTCATCGGAATGGGACAGATCCTCGTGGGAGTGACGGCATTGGGGATGATAAACAAGTACGGTAATGAAGGATCGGAATCCGCATGAAAGTCCTGGGAATTGACAGAAAAACAAGACGCTTCACGGAAGATTATAATAACTACTACACACTAGTATTCAGTGCCGCATATTCACGAACGTGCAATATCGAGGAAAGCAAGGATATTTGCCAGGAGGTATTCATCCGGTATTACGAAAAAATCGAAGACATAATTACTCCTCGTACATGGCTCCAGGGTGCGGTCCGGATGGTGGTGTTGGAACATTTTCGAAATCGGGAGCGCGATCATGGCATCGTGGATGAATCCATCGAGGATGCGGCAGCATCGGCGAAAGGGAATTTTCAGGACTCCCGTATCCTGATCCAACAGGCATTGGAAGAATTAAGGAAGTCCTGCGATGTGAGGGATGGCGCCCTTTTTGAATTGGTAGCTATTAACAACTATACATACAAAGAGGCCGGCAGGCAGCTGGGCATGAGGGAGCGCCAGGCCCGATACCGGTATAGGCTGGTGGCAAACCGGCTTACGCGGTACCTCGAGGATAGAGGAATACATTCCCTGGAGGAGTTGTTATGAAACGTATTGACGCATTGCATGATGTGCTTGCGGCATATGGTTTGACGCATGATATGCCTGTTTCGGCACGCGCCGCCATGAGGGATTCGCAGAAAGAAGTGCTAAGCGCTATTCTTAAAAACAAAGGCAGGCTGACGTTGCTTGTCTCGCTCGCCGTCGGATTCCAATTCCTGCTTAAAAAGCTGGGAATCGGTATCACCCTTGCAAAGAGCGCATTGGCGGTAAGCGCGGCTGCGATAGGAGCCACCATTGTCATTTCCGGGACGGCGGTCTACACGATCCATAAAGTCGTTCTTGCTCCGATAGTGGAGGAATCCGCGAATCCGCACGAAGGCACCGATTCCCGAGATCGGGAAAAAAAATCTTTGGAATTCATACATCCTCCGTTCGATCTCGGTATCATGCCCTTTGAGTCCGATGCTTCCGTCTCCCGGGAGGCTGCCCGCGTGAGCCTTGGGATCGCTCAACTTACCTTACGCCTGAAAGGCCCCGATCACGCCGCTTTCATGGCAAACCCAACCGCCTTCGCGAAGCCGCGGCGCGCGCTTACCGGCACCGTCGTGAAGCTCGGCTCCATTTTCCGGATATCCGTGAAGCTCATCGACAACGCAAGTTCCCAGGTGGTCTTTTTCACCTCCGAAAACGCAAACGGCGAGGCCGATATCGACCGCGCGTGCGCGGCGATCATGGCGCGGATGGAGGGGAAGCTGTAAGGCGCGCCCCCCGTGGAATCCCCGGGGGGCGTGTCGTTGATTCGGGCGTCCGCTGAACCCCGTCAGTGTATCGGACCTATTTCCCCGCCGCGGCCTTCCATTCCTTCGAGTTGGGAACGTACAGGCTCGCGCCGAATTTCTCCTTCCCGAATTCGCTGATAATTTTTTGCCCCTTGTCCTTCGCGGTGAGCCAGGCGATGAAGTCCTGCGCGCCCGCCGCGTTTATCTTCGGGAATTTCTGCGCGCTCACGGGGATCACGGAGATGTAGTTGATCAGGTCCTCGTCGTTCTCGACCAGGACGGCGAGCGCGATCTTTCCCTTGAGCGTCGTGTAGGTGGCGCGGTCCATGATCGTGTAGGCCTTCTCCGCGTTCGTGAACTCCAGCGTGGGCGCGTTGCCGGTGTTGCCCTTCTCCCACACGCGGTACCACGCGCCGGTGGGCTCCATGTTCGCCTTCTTCCAGATTTTCTTCTCGGCGACGTGTGTGCCGGAGTTGTCGCCGCGGCTGATGAACTTCGCGTTTTTCGCGGCGATCGCCTTGAAGGCGTCGGCTGCCTTTTTCATGCCGCGGATTCCGGCCGGGTCGTCCGCGGGGCCTACGACGACGAAGTCGTTGTACATGAGGTCGATGCGCGCGGTGCCGAATCCGTCCTTCACGAACTGCTCCTCGAGCTCCTTCGCGTGCACGATCACGAGGTCGAAGCCCCCTTCCCGGGCGAGCTTGAGCGCCTCGCCGGTGCCGGCCTTCGTGAACTTGATCTCCACGCCCGTTTCCTTTTTATACTCTTCGGCGAGCTTCGGGATCATTCCCGAATCGACGGGGCCTATGGTCGTGGCCAGGTTGAGCGTTTTTCCCTTTGAGCAGCCGATGGCGAACGCGGCGATAAGTATGAGCGCGTGCGCGCCGATAATAAATTTTCTCATTCCGATCTCTCTCTTAATTAATAAATTCGCGTCCCGGCGGAAGCCGGAACAAAAGTCCCGCACGGGAACCGGGCCTCACGCCGCCAGTCCCGGTTTCCGATACGCGCTGCGCCTTCAGGCGGACTTGCCGCCCCCCAGCTTTCCAAGGACCACGAGAACGAGTCCCGCGACCGTGATGCCTATGCGGATACCCCAGCCGGTGTTCATGCCCCACTGGTCGATCCATACGAGGATCCGGGGAACGCGGTCCAGGAAATTGAGCACGATCGCGACGCCCCCCAGGCCAAGCATGAAGAATCCCAGCGATACGATTTTTGATTTAATCCAGTTCATGTGTATCTCCTTTTAATTTAATGAGGCGCAGTGTAACCGCTTCCGCGGGGAAAGTCAAGACGGGACCCGTGCGGTGCGCGTGTGAACTCAAATGACGCCTAACGCTCCCCGATGAGGTCCCCGAGCGTCCTGGCGATCTCGCCTATGTCGTAGGGCTTCGTGATGGTTCCACGAAACCCGTGCCGTTCGTGCTCCGCCATGACGGGGTCGTTTACGTAGCCGCTGGATACGAGCGCGGCCACGTTCGGGTCGATTTTCGCGAGCGCGTTCACGGTTTCCACGGCGCCCATCCCGCCGGGTATGGTGAGGTCCAGGATCACGGCGTCGAAGGGCGCCTGGTCGTGCCTGGCCGTCGTGTACGCGTGCACCGCCTGGGCGCCGCTGCGCACGCACACGGAATCGTACCCCAGGTGGGCCAGCACGTTCTTCGCGACATTGAGCACCGCGGCGTCGTCGTCCAGGATGAGTATCTTACCGCGGCGCCGCGGGGAAGGCGCGGGCTTTTCGGGCGCGCTTCCCGCGTTCCCCGTTGAGGCCGGAAGGTAGATCGAGAACGTGGAGCCTTCCCCGGGCCGGGACCGTAGGGCGATATGCCCGTTGTGTTTCCTCACGATCGAGTAGGAGGTCGTCAGGCCCAGCCCGCTCCCCTGCCGTTTCGTCGTGAAATACGGGTCGAACACCTTGGGGAGGATGTCCGCCGGTATCCCCGTTCCGTGATCGGTGAACGATATCCTGATATAGCGGCCGGGCTGGAGGGGCAGGTCGTGGGACGCGTCAAGCTCCAGGTTTTCCGCGGTGACATCGAGGCTGCCTCCCTCCGGGCTCGCCTGGGAGGCGTTCATGGCGATATTATTGATCACCTGGCTGATCTGGCCCTCGTCGATATCCGCGTCCCAGAGATTATCCGCGATCGAAAACACCGGGAGGAGGCTCGATCCGCTCAGCGTGAAGCGGATCGTGTCGCGGAGCAACTTTTCGACGGACGCGGTTTTCTTCACCGGGGAGCCGCCGCGCGAGAAGGTGAGAAGCTGGTTGGTGAGATCGCGTGCGCGCATCGAGGCCTCCTCCGCCTCCACCAGGCAGCGGGACGCCGGGTGCTCGCCCGGAAGATTGATCTTCGCGAGGCTTACATTCCCGATGATCACGGTCAGGAGATTGTTGAAGTCGTGTGCGATCCCGCCGGCGAGCACGCCCAGCGATTCGAGCTTGCGCGTATTCAGTATCTCCTCTTCCATTTTCCGCGCCTCGGTGACGTCGAAGGCGGAGCCGATGACCGCGGGCCTGCCGTTGTATTCTATGGGATTCGATGAAAGGTCGAGCACGCGCTCTTCGCCGCTTTTCGTGACGATCTTCACCTCGTATCTTGAGTTTACGGGCTCGCCCCTGTCGCGCGCCGTCATGCGCGCGATAACCAGGCCGAGCGAGTCCCGGTGAATCGCGCGCCCCAGGATATCCCTGCCCTGCAGTTCCTGCGCGGAATAGCCGAACACCTTTTCCGCCGCGGGGTTCACATACTGCATCTTCCCGTCCTGGTAGATGTAGATGATGGCGGGCGTGCTCTCGGTGAGGGCCCTGAAGCGCGCCTCGCTCTGGCGGAGCGCGTCCTCGGCCTCCTTCTGC encodes:
- a CDS encoding sigma-70 family RNA polymerase sigma factor, coding for MKVLGIDRKTRRFTEDYNNYYTLVFSAAYSRTCNIEESKDICQEVFIRYYEKIEDIITPRTWLQGAVRMVVLEHFRNRERDHGIVDESIEDAAASAKGNFQDSRILIQQALEELRKSCDVRDGALFELVAINNYTYKEAGRQLGMRERQARYRYRLVANRLTRYLEDRGIHSLEELL
- a CDS encoding tungsten ABC transporter permease; protein product: MRKFIIGAHALILIAAFAIGCSKGKTLNLATTIGPVDSGMIPKLAEEYKKETGVEIKFTKAGTGEALKLAREGGFDLVIVHAKELEEQFVKDGFGTARIDLMYNDFVVVGPADDPAGIRGMKKAADAFKAIAAKNAKFISRGDNSGTHVAEKKIWKKANMEPTGAWYRVWEKGNTGNAPTLEFTNAEKAYTIMDRATYTTLKGKIALAVLVENDEDLINYISVIPVSAQKFPKINAAGAQDFIAWLTAKDKGQKIISEFGKEKFGASLYVPNSKEWKAAAGK
- a CDS encoding PAS domain S-box protein, translated to MDFAPRGRYQPRPRPGTGVPVFDIESHGVYSGPRPRRVNYYTPPRPPGADKKRFVDLRVRGHHSRHGTPMDRDTTHAGILDALPFPLFACDDRMRILYMNPACEQLAGTTLDDARGRRWDEVIGEAGTSFTSLPGAKGIVGIVERYPRRATGAPEEPGVPSTGEAHAESEKRFRELADFLPEVVFEADVLGRITYANRRAFQLFGYTESRLAAGISIFDLIMPGELERVAQNWKKRTEGGTVGPVEYRLRRADGSDFPGLINVAPVVAGDAITGMRGVVIDISKQKEAEDALRQSEARFRALTESTPAIIYIYQDGKMQYVNPAAEKVFGYSAQELQGRDILGRAIHRDSLGLVIARMTARDRGEPVNSRYEVKIVTKSGEERVLDLSSNPIEYNGRPAVIGSAFDVTEARKMEEEILNTRKLESLGVLAGGIAHDFNNLLTVIIGNVSLAKINLPGEHPASRCLVEAEEASMRARDLTNQLLTFSRGGSPVKKTASVEKLLRDTIRFTLSGSSLLPVFSIADNLWDADIDEGQISQVINNIAMNASQASPEGGSLDVTAENLELDASHDLPLQPGRYIRISFTDHGTGIPADILPKVFDPYFTTKRQGSGLGLTTSYSIVRKHNGHIALRSRPGEGSTFSIYLPASTGNAGSAPEKPAPSPRRRGKILILDDDAAVLNVAKNVLAHLGYDSVCVRSGAQAVHAYTTARHDQAPFDAVILDLTIPGGMGAVETVNALAKIDPNVAALVSSGYVNDPVMAEHERHGFRGTITKPYDIGEIARTLGDLIGER